A single Vulpes lagopus strain Blue_001 chromosome 3, ASM1834538v1, whole genome shotgun sequence DNA region contains:
- the CHCHD1 gene encoding coiled-coil-helix-coiled-coil-helix domain-containing protein 1: MATPSLRGRLPRLGNPRKPILKPNKPLILANRVGERRRERGEATCITEMSVMMACWKQNEFRDESCRKEIQDFFDCASRAEAARKMRSIQYTLGESGNLPPKKLNTLLQRFPNKSHIS, from the exons ATGGCGACGCCCAGTCTGCGGGGTCGCCTGCCGCGGCTAGGAAACCCACGGAAACCTATCCTGAAGCCCAACAAGCCCCTCATCCTAGCTAACCGTGTCGGGGAACGACGGCGGGAGAGGGGCG AGGCGACTTGTATCACAGAGATGTCGGTGATGATGGCGTGTTGGAAGCAGAATGAATTCCGCGACGAATCGTGCAGAAAAGAGATCCAGGATTTCTTCGATTGTGCTTCAAGGGCTGAG GCAGCCCGAAAGATGAGATCCATCCAGTACACGTTGGGAGAATCTGGGAATTTACCCCCCAAGAAACTGAATACATTGTTACAGAGGTTTCCTAACAAATCTCATATTAGTTGA
- the FUT11 gene encoding alpha-(1,3)-fucosyltransferase 11: MAARRGWAVLAVLGALSACAVRGPGPEAEGDTGGEAAWTEPWDGAVFRPPSALGAVGVARSPGAPRPGGEEAVGLPVLLWWSPGLFPHFPGDSERIECARGACVASRDRRARGHPRTRALLFYGTDFRASEAPLPRLAHQSWALLHEESPLNNFLLSHGPGIRLFNLTATFSRHSDYPLPLQWLPGAAYLRRAAPPLEERAEWRLRGYAPLLYLQSHCDVPADRDRYVRELMRYIPVDSYGKCLQNRELPTPRLQDTATATTEDPELLAFLSRYKFHLALENAICDDYMTEKLWRPMHLGAVPVYRGSPSVRDWMPDNHSIILIDDFESPQKLAEFIDFLDKNDEEYMKYLAYKQPGGITNQFLLDSLEHREWGVNDPMLPNYLNGFECFVCDHELARLEAEKAHAASPGDIPGPEPHIAQPSHMDCPVPTPGFGSVEEIPENDSWKEMWLQDYWQGLDQGEALTAMIHNNETKQMKFWDYLHEIFMKRNQNL; this comes from the exons ATGGCGGCACGCCGCGGCTGGGCTGTGCTTGCCGTCCTCGGGGCGCTGAGTGCTTGTGCGGTCAGAGGCCCTGGGCCTGAGGCCGAGGGGGACACCGGCGGGGAGGCGGCCTGGACGGAGCCGTGGGATGGTGCGGTTTTCCGGCCGCCCTCAGCGCTGGGCGCGGTGGGGGTGGCGcgcagccccggggccccgcggccCGGCGGGGAGGAGGCGGTGGGCCTGCCGGTGCTGCTGTGGTGGAGCCCGGGGCTGTTTCCCCACTTCCCCGGCGACTCGGAGCGCATCGAGTGCGCGCGCGGGGCGTGCGTGGCGTCCCGGGACCGACGGGCGCGGGGGCACCCGCGGACGCGCGCGCTGCTCTTCTACGGCACCGACTTTCGCGCGTCTGAGGCGCCGCTGCCGCGCCTGGCCCATCAGAGCTGGGCGCTCCTGCACGAGGAGTCGCCCCTCAACAACTTCCTGCTGAGCCACGGTCCGGGCATCCGCCTTTTCAATCTCACTGCCACCTTCAGCCGCCATTCGGACTACCCGCTGCCGCTGCAGTGGCTGCCCGGGGCCGCCTACCTGCGCCGCGCGGCGCCTCCGCTAGAGGAGCGCGCCGAGTGGCGGCTGCGGGGCTACGCGCCGCTGCTCTACCTGCAGTCCCACTGCGACGTGCCTGCGGACCGGGACCGCTACGTGCGGGAGCTGATGCGCTACATCCCG GTGGACTCCTATGGGAAATGCCTGCAAAACCGGGAGCTGCCCACTCCGCGGTTACAGGACACAGCCACAGCCACCACCGAGGATCCAGAGCTCTTGGCCTTCTTGTCTCGCTATAAGTTCCACTTGGCCCTCGAAAATGCCATCTGTGATGACTACATGACCGAGAAACTGTGGCGCCCCATGCATCTCGGGGCTGTGCCTGTGTATCGCGGCTCTCCTTCAGTGAGGGACTGGATGCCCGACAATCACTCCATCATCCTCATCGATGACTTTGAGTCCCCGCAGAAGCTGGCAGAATTTATTGACTTTCTGGACAAGAATGACGAAGAATACATGAAATACCTGGCATATAAGCAACCTGGGGGCATCACCAACCAGTTCCTCCTGGATAGTCTGGAGCACCGGGAGTGGGGAGTGAATGATCCTATGTTGCCTAACTACCTCAATGGCTTCGAGTGTTTCGTCTGTGACCATGAACTGGCTCGTCTGGAGGCCGAGAAAGCCCACGCAGCCTCTCCCGGGGACATCCCTGGCCCTGAACCTCACATTGCCCAGCCCTCACACATGGACTGTCCAGTGCCCACACCTGGCTTTGGCAGTGTGGAAGAGATTCCTGAGAATGACAG CTGGAAGGAGATGTGGCTGCAAGATTATTGGCAAGGTCTGGACCAGGGGGAAGCTCTCACTGCCATGATCCACAACAATGAGACAAAGCAGATGAAATTTTGGGATTACCTACATGAGATCTTCATGAAAAGGAACCAAAATCTCTAA